The genome window TCCGGTTCCGGAAGCTGCCACGgaggtgggctacgccgacgacatCCCGAAGATGCTGTTTTGAATTCAGGCGAAGCAATCAGCGCTGTTAAAGTTTTGTTGGCTAGCGCTGGTGTGGTACTcacggaggaaaagacgaaaaCGATCCTAATAATCAAGCGTTGGAATAGAATTGGGAGTCGTATCATGACTTTTAAGCCTGACATCAAATGCTTGGGAACGGTGATAGgtgaaaaactcagttttaagtAGCACATGAAGTATGTTTGCGAAAAGGGATCCACAGCCAGTATGGAGGATACTGTCAATACCTCAATAGGTCTAAGGTGGGCACTTCACCTGATTGTTCAAACTGTGGCCCCGGAGGATCCAGTGCACATATCCTTCCAATGCCCAAGGTTCATGGAAGAAAGGATCAACTTAGATGGAACTCTAGGTAAAATGCCATCACCGGAGAATTGGCATGTGATCAGCTCCATGATCGCAACgattcaaaataaactgcgaaaagcgggaAAGGCGCAGTTACGATCGCAGCGGGTAaaaggaaggagacctagctaaagtaaggtaACTCAGCCCTTTaatgtgggtaaaaatcccagagACTGgcatgtccaggccagtgtcttctgaagatttccatctccttaaGAAAAGACAGAGATACAGATTTTGTTGGTTTGGTTtgttggttttgttttcaataaaaccttaaaaagggaattAAAGATAATTACATAATTACCACAAAGGCAAGAATACTCCAATCCCTCCTTCCACGGTTAAATGGGCAACGTAAAGTATCTGGTTGTAAATACGGATCCTAAGTTTAATGGGAGACCAAACATAAGATCGAGGGTCATAAGCCTGTATAACCTTCTATGCCAGTAAGAAAACCTTCGTGAAAAAATGGCCGCCTCTGCCGAGAAAAGTCCTGTGGATGGTCATAACCATGATGCATCCCATCCTAGCGAACGGTTTTACTGTGTGTAACTAGGGCTCTGCAGTACTGACCAGAAGATGGCCTTGATGCGCGGCTACGACTCCTCCCCCTCCCCCTAGACTTTCATACAAAATACGCTATATCGGGCATTGCGACCAAGCTCCATGAGTCTGGAAGATGAGCAGTAGTAGTAATAATTTCTTCGATGAATACGATATGAATCCTGAGCACTCCACTACTCCACGCACAAGAGAGGGGGTTGAAGCGAAATTGCACCGTCTGCTTTCCAAGATAGTGGAAGATTGGCAATTTGTTGCGGGTTATGACATCaagttttttatggatggattaAGGATGGTTTTGCTAGGTCATAGCAGGAGTATTCTCAGATATGCGCACTATAGACGAGCCGCATGGTCTTTTAAGATATGCcactgtattccaagcggagattCAGACGACAATGGAAGCAAGTCGAtactggggcatgatccgattCGCAAgcataacatagtcattctaaTCAATAGCCTTACACTCACTGGCGGCATCCCGGCAGTTGGTGGGACAATGCAAAGACGCTCTGAACAATTTCGATAAGACGTTCAAAATCATCCTCGTCGAGGTTGCCTTTCATAGGAACATTGAAGGTAAGGAACAGACCGATGGACTAGCGAGGCGGGGATCCGCTTTTAACAGTCTGGCTAGCAAAGAGTGGAATTTATTCTGACTACTTGACAACTGTTGATTTCAGATGACAAAGACCACTTGCGATGAATCAAGGAAGATCTTGCCcttctcgaaaaaaaaaaacattaccaCGAGAACTTTTGGACCAAACCGCGGTATGAATGCTACCCTATAGGAGGTCATGCCGCTAAACTAGATATACCTTACGATTCGATTTATCGAGAGACCGTCAAGCACTTCCTTTGTAATTGCCCCAGCTCTGGATAGAGCCAGGCTACTTACACgaaataaaaaattctttggCGATTTAAAAGACATTTCTGATTATAGGATGAGACAGCTGCTATACTTCGTCAAGACTgtgagctggctctgaagatctgagccggttaAGTTCTGCTCCCCTTGCCATTTCCACAGCAGTTATGGTCTTAGAAgtctgtggcatcaaaacggtgcactaTAGTCTTAGTTAGGCTAGGCTAGAGTTCCCGGTACTGGAACGATGAGAACTACGTGATCGGTGACACTTGTCCTCCGCATGTCTGACTACTTTTCCCTTCGAAATCAAATGGAAAACGCAGATGGACTAGATAGCAGTAgagctttttttgaattttctgaaGCCTGCAGAACGGATGATTTCCACACTCATCTCTGGGAAAATGTACTCTATGGTAATCACTACAGAGGCCACAGCTTCTTtggtcttattttcaacaaaatgttAGTTAGAAATAGATAATCAGGCTTATAGTTTCTTGTGGAAGGCCCGGAAATATAAAATGGCTGGCACTTCAGATAATTTTCGACCATACTCCAAGCAGAGAGATATCCATACACATGCCATTCTAATGGTTacagaaaaatatatattgCATCAATCGACTGTTTTGCCCTGACGGTACTACGTGGAAACCCAATGTCAGATCAAATGCTATGAAACTGGTGGTAGTTGCTGCCAAAATTAATCGACCAAATTCAGCAATCCTGATCTTTTGCCCAGGAGAAAGAACATGATTGACTATAAAGAGACTGACAAATTGGCCCGCCAAGGAGTTGGTGATCACAACTAACTTTTTATGTAATTCTCTTCTTGGTCTACAGAACAAGGTCCCTAAGAATTATGCAGCTGAGGGAGAAGACTTAAGCTCCTGCCAGGAAACGAACATGTTTATAAGGTAGCCTAAGGCACGAGGACTGaggaggagttgaggaggtgAGCTCCTTGAAATACCGGACTGACAAGTCAACCAATGTGATAAAGCAAGTGAAATGCAAGACTCTTACATACAGGGGCACTTCATGTACAAACATTGTAGTCCTTTTAAGGACATGCTTCTCAATCTAGTATTTCGGCTGGGAGTTTTCCAGTAACAAAATAACTTGTTAAACACTCCAGTATAGCCTCAACTTCTTAGGTGCTATCTAGTATGATCACCGCAGTGTATAGCTGTTTGAAAAACAGATTCGGAAGAATGGAAGGGTGTATTTCTAAAAGGACCTTTTTTCGCGACTAATTCTTCGTCACCGGTTGTTAAGAACAGTCGCAACAACTCGGTTAATCCAACTGTATCGCGCAGGAATTTCCAACAAGAATTCCCGCTAATTTGTGATGCAACCCTTATTTATTAATGCAAAAGTACATAAGTAAGGAATCAATAGATATAAAATAACGAGTGGAATCCTTCCACTTAAAATACATTCAAGGTACTTGATAAATAGCCAATTAATTGTAGGCACCATGGGAGTTATGAGTCTGTTTGATATTTGAAATGCTCGTTGCAACATGACCCTTGACTGCCACAGGAGCAACGTGCGCAACAGGAACAACATGAGCCACGGGGGCAATATGAGTAACAGGATGTGCTATGGCAATAGGAGATATATGCTGCGTGACAACAGGAGCGACATGGTGTGCATAGGCTACGGGAGCGACATGATGGCCCACAGCGATGGATGCAACTCCAAGGGCTTTTCCGGTTGGATGCTTGCTCTCCCCACGTTCAACATACGCCTGGAAGCCACCATGATGGTCGGATGAATACTTCACAGTACGtttctgtccatctggctcGATTAGAGAATATTCACCTTCAACCACGTCTCCTTTTCGTGATTCATGTTGATCCTTGATGTCCCCTGTGTGGTCGTCATGCACGGAATATGCGAATTCATAATGGGCGTCGTCGTGATGAACGTCTTCGGTAAGAATAGGAATGGCTTGACAGAGGCCGATAAGCAGGGCTAGAAGTGCAAACTGAGCcggaaaataaaggaaaattaaGAAAGGATCTTTTTTGACATCAAGTGCATTGAATGATATAAAAGAATGAAAATCAATTTCCAGGTCCTGTCATAAATACCTTAGATAGCATCTTTCCAGGACTTCAGACAGCTCTTATTTACTCCCTGATTAGTGTGCTCTCCTCTCGAAGAACTAGAATGATACTTTTTGGCGTGACAGCCACcgcttttatatattttcagtttttgaaatttcagatcgagataaatattaaaaattgtatCTAAATACGAAGTTCAGCGAAGCGGCCTTGAAGGAATGCAAATTGGATGTCTTAATCCTCTGGGTCATGTAAATGCTTGTCaagttttctatatttttcacCCAATTTTCCGCCGTAGTGGACAATAAAGAAAGTCCATAATTTTATGATTTCATTTCAGATTTCAATCAAGCTTGACATCGGACTGCATGTACTTAGCCCACATAAAAATGCTTTCAGACGGTATTAAGTAACATGCGGCCTCCTGGGATAGATGCGAACAGTTTAGGTTATCTGAAGTCTGACAAGTTCATGTTATAGAAAATATTAAGTTCTACCTGAGTGATTTTAACGACACGGTGCTGGTCGTATTCTTGATGTTTAGAAAAGGTTTTCAGTAACCATCTTCACATCCCCTTAAAAGTATCTAAATGCTCCGACATCACGTTTTCGAACGACACTTAGAGCCAGGATTAGAGAAGGGAAGAGTTACTTTCTGGGGGCTACATTCATCATAAAGTATCAATGCCGAATTGATATCGTTTAGGCATCCTAGCCTTAATCGAATGCGATCTAATGCAGCCATCATACCTACTTAGATACGCATAGTATAATCAATGCACTCTAGACGTATCTATGCCAATCAATTCGCTAACGCAATTCAACTGACACTAACAGCAGTTTCCACAACACCGTC of Hermetia illucens chromosome 4, iHerIll2.2.curated.20191125, whole genome shotgun sequence contains these proteins:
- the LOC119655052 gene encoding pupal cuticle protein Edg-84A-like, which produces MLSKFALLALLIGLCQAIPILTEDVHHDDAHYEFAYSVHDDHTGDIKDQHESRKGDVVEGEYSLIEPDGQKRTVKYSSDHHGGFQAYVERGESKHPTGKALGVASIAVGHHVAPVAYAHHVAPVVTQHISPIAIAHPVTHIAPVAHVVPVAHVAPVAVKGHVATSISNIKQTHNSHGAYN